A DNA window from Lutra lutra chromosome 8, mLutLut1.2, whole genome shotgun sequence contains the following coding sequences:
- the LOC125107142 gene encoding PDZ domain-containing protein GIPC2-like, translated as MENLLGSHVGLEDFIFAHVKGNQKEVNVYKSEDSLGLTITENGTGYAFIKRIKDGSLIDAVKTICVGDHIESINGENITGWRHYDVAEKLKEFKKGESFTLKLMEPKKAFEVEPRSKAGQSSAEKIGAGRETLRLRSKGPASMEDMPSETKTKAIEKIDDLLELYMGIQDIDLATTMFEAGKDKGNPDEFAVALDETLRDFAFPDEFVFDVWGVIGDAKRE; from the coding sequence ATGGAAAATCTCTTAGGATCGCATGTAGGTCTTGAAGATTTCATATTTGCCCATGTGAAAGGGAACCAAAAAGAAGTGAATGTATATAAGTCTGAGGACTCACTTGGTCTCACCATTACAGAAAATGGAACTGGCTATGCTTTTATAAAGAGAATTAAAGATGGTAGCCTAATTGATGCAGTTAAAACCATCTGTGTGGGGGATCATATTGAATccataaatggagaaaatatcaCTGGGTGGCGTCATTATGATGttgcagaaaaattaaaggaatttaaaaaaggtGAATCCTTTACCTTGAAGTTAATGGAACCTAAGAAGGCATTTGAAGTAGAGCCAAGGTCAAAAGCTGGACAATCATCAGCAGAAAAAATTGGTGCTGGAAGAGAGACACTTCGCCTGAGATCAAAGGGTCCTGCCTCCATGGAAGACATGCCCTCCGAAACCAAGACAAAAGCAATTGAAAAGATTGATGATCTTCTTGAATTGTACATGGGAATTCAAGATATCGATTTAGCTACCACAATGTTTGAAGCTGGTAAGGACAAAGGTAATCCAGATGAATTTGCTGTGGCACTTGACGAAACTCTTAGAGACTTTGCGTTCCCAGATGAATTTGTCTTTGATGTTTGGGGAGTCATTGGTGATGCGAAACGAGAATGA